In Nicotiana tabacum cultivar K326 chromosome 21, ASM71507v2, whole genome shotgun sequence, one DNA window encodes the following:
- the LOC142175410 gene encoding uncharacterized protein LOC142175410, with protein sequence MEMEKQKQSTEEDLHIDKKQKEITEEDLHIDKKQKTENQQDEAAKAPRSLKKPRKNKQKLEKVEYNLGFSSGNILLCPPICCHLYPNIYDAQGDKHFKNWILEEQHKRVVAMKNLRRW encoded by the exons ATGGAGatggagaagcagaagcagagcACTGAGGAGGATCTTCACATTGATAAGAAGCAGAAGGAGATCACTGAGGAGGATCTTCACATCGATAAGAAGCAGAAAACAGAGAATCAACAG GATGAGGCAGCTAAAGCTCCTCGGTCTCTGAAAAAGCCACGCAAAAATAAACAGAAGCTGGAAAAG GTCGAATATAATTTGGGTTTTAGCTCAGGCAATATTCTGCTTTGCCCGCCAATTTGCTGCCATTTGTATCCGAACATATATGATGCTCAAGGAGATAAACACTTTAAAAACTGGATCCTTGAAGAACAACACAAACGCGTAGTCGCAATGAAGAATCTAAGGAGGTGGTAA